In Mus musculus strain C57BL/6J chromosome 9, GRCm38.p6 C57BL/6J, one genomic interval encodes:
- the Olfr906 gene encoding olfactory receptor 906, translating to MAFGNRSFVTEFILIGLTDQPNLQLPLFFLFLVMYIVTMTGNLGLVILIGLNSHLHTPMYFFLFNLSLIDLCYSSVFTPKMLLNFILNKNIISYTGCMTQLYFYSFFVISECYVLMSMAYDRYVAICNPLLYNIAMTPKICSYLMLGSYLMAFSGAMAHTGCMLRLTFCDANTINHYFCDILPVMQLSCTSTYVNELEVFIVVGINILVPSITIFISYGFILSSIFHINSNEGRSKAFSTCSSHIIAVSLFFGSGAFMYLKPSSVGSMDEGKISSVFYTNVVPMMNPLIYSLRNKDVKVALRITLSRWKLW from the coding sequence ATGGCTTTCGGAAATaggtcttttgtgactgaattCATCTTGATTGGCTTAACAGACCAGCCCAATCTCCAACTCCCTCTGTTCTTCTTGTTCCTTGTAATGTATATAGTAACTATGACCGGGAATTTGGGTTTGGTAATTCTAATTGGACTGAATTCTCACCTTCACACCCCGATGtacttttttctctttaacttGTCTTTGATAGACCTCTGTTACTCTTCAGTGTTTACACCCAAAATGCTGTTGAACTTCATATTAAATAAGAATATTATCTCTTATACGGGGTGTATGACCCAActctatttttattcattctttgttatTTCTGAGTGTTATGTGTTAATGTCAATGGCCTATGATCGCTATGTAGCCATCTGTAATCCACTCTTATATAATATTGCTATGACACCTAAAATATGTTCCTATCTTATGCTTGGTTCATACTTGATGGCATTTTCTGGTGCCATGGCTCACACAGGATGTATGTTAAGATTGACCTTCTGTGATGCAAACACCATCAATCACTACTTCTGTGACATCCTCCCTGTGATGCAGCTCTCCTGCACCAGCACCTATGTCAATGAACTGGAAGTTTTCATTGTCGTGGGCATCAATATCCTTGTGCCCAGCATCACCATTTTTATCTCTTATGGGTTCATTCTCTCCAGCATTTTCCACATCAACTCCAATGAGGGCAGGTCCAAGGCCTTCAGCACCTGCAGTTCCCACATAATtgctgtttctctcttctttggatCAGGTGCATTTATGTATCTTAAACCCTCCTCAGTTGGGTCTATGGATGAAGGAAAAATCTCTTCTGTCTTTTATACCAATGTGGTTCCCATGATGAACCCCTTAATCTATAGCTTGAGGAACAAAGATGTTAAAGTTGCcctgaggataaccttgagtAGGTGGAAACTATGGTAG
- the Olfr907 gene encoding olfactory receptor 907 → MALENASLVTEFILMGLTNRPDLQIPLFLLFLVMYVIATLGNLALIMLIILNSHLHTPMYFFLLNLSCIDLFYCSVITPKMLMNFVLKKNVISYEGCMAQFYFFAFFAISECYVLTTMAYDRYVAICNPLLYNIVMSPKLCSYLMMGTYLMGFSGAMIHTGCILRLTFCDKNTINHYFCDILPLLQISCTSTYVNEIELFIVAGKDIIVPTVIIFTSYGFILSSILKISSTAGMSKAFSTCSSHIIALCLFFGSCTFMYLKPSSVESMDQGKISSVFYNIVVPLMNPLIYSLRNKDVKIAIKKTITKGKF, encoded by the coding sequence atggcccTGGAAAATGCTTCCTTGGTCACTGAGTTCATCTTGATGGGGTTAACAAACAGACCTGACCTACAAATACCCCTGTTCCTACTCTTTCTGGTGATGTACGTGATAGCTACATTGGGGAATTTAGCTTTGATCATGCTGATTATTCTGAATTCTCACCTTCACACTCCTATGTATTTTTTCCTCCTTAACTTGTCCTGCATAGACCTTTTTTATTGTTCAGTCATTACACCTAAAATGCTGATGAACTTTGTActaaagaaaaatgttatttcttATGAGGGATGCATGGCCCAGTTctatttctttgccttttttgCAATTTCTGAATGTTATGTGCTGACAACAATGGCCTATGATCGCTATGTGGCCATTTGCAATCCACTCTTGTACAACATTGTAATGTCTCCTAAGTTGTGTTCTTATCTTATGATGGGTACATATTTGATGGGGTTTTCTGGTGCCATGATCCATACTGGATGTATCCTAAGACTGACAttctgtgataaaaacaccatcAATCACTATTTCTGTGACATCCTCCCTTTGCTCCAGATCTCCTGCACCAGTACCTATGTTAATGAGATAGAGTTGTTCATTGTAGCAGGAAAGGATATTATTGTTCCCACTGTAATCATCTTTACCTCTTACGGCTTTATCCTCTCCAGCATCCTCAAAATAAGCTCCACAGCAGGAATGTCCAAAGCCTTCAGCACATGTAGCTCTCACATAATCGCTCTTTGTCTGTTCTTTGGATCATGTACATTTATGTATCTAAAACCCTCCTCAGTTGAGTCTATGGACCAGGGGAAAATATCTTCTGTCTTTTATAACATTGTTGTCCCCCTGATGAATCCATTAATCTATAGCCTTAGGAACAAAGATGTTAAAATTGCTATAAAAAAAACTATAACCAAAGGAAAGTTTTAA